A window from Primulina huaijiensis isolate GDHJ02 chromosome 11, ASM1229523v2, whole genome shotgun sequence encodes these proteins:
- the LOC140988296 gene encoding uncharacterized protein codes for MVERKEDDRRNPPEAIPIRDQFRPVIHSHYSGIAWGTINANNFELKPALINMVQQNQFVGTSTSDPHVNLRTFLEITNTGPSKRMTPITASREHQDMAGVSNEVQIKLFYNGLNGKKRKTVDAAAGGMIFAKSPDQAYDFLEQMTLNSYQWPSERSGVKKTTGVYAVDPITSLTAQVSALTTEIADMNKVSTSESEGAPIVVEELHLPKEAQYIKNRNFGGYGGYRGERKPSFEDLAGTFVAESDKRMARTESLLDSMETHIGNMGATMKPLETQIGQLATALRDQNRVTLRSGKELDVETSKTKVEKEKTVEEGESEDRKKTKTEDSKNEVEVERPPILKPTLPYPQRFKKKNLDDLFAKFIDIFKKIHINIPFADTLEQMPNYAKFIKDVMSKKRKLQEHEIVKPTEDCSAILQKKLSQNLKDPESFTIPCFIGGSQCSRALCDLGISINLMPFSIYMELDLGEFKPTTITLQLVDRNLTYPSGIVEDVLVKVDKFIFPVDFVILDMEEDHEALLIFGRPFLETGKGARDPLESCLIGNTGTADENDWEEKEQFVDLDGLQKGKKKRCTA; via the exons ATGGTTGAACGCAAAGAAGATGACAGACGTAACCCGCCAGAGGCTATACCTATCAGAGATCAATTTCGACCAGTGATCCACAGTCATTATTCTGGCATTGCTTGGGGGACTATAAACGCCAACAATTTCGAACTGAAACCTGCACTAATAAATATGGTTCAACAGAACCAATTTGTGGGAACTTCCACTTCTGATCCTCACGTTAATTTGAGGACTTTCTTGGAGATCACGAATACG GGACCAAGCAAGAGGATGACTCCAATAACTGCCTCTAGAGAGCATCAAGACATGGCAGGAGTTAGCAACGAA GTACAAATCAAATTATTCTACAATGGTCTGAatgggaaaaaaagaaaaacagtgGATGCAGCAGCTGGTGGCATGATCTTTGCCAAATCTCCTGATCAAGCTTATGACTTTCTTGAGCAGATGACTCTAAATAGCTACCAGTGGCCGTCTGAGAGGTCAGGAGTAAAGAAGACAACTGGAGTTTATGCTGTGGACCCTATTACGTCACTCACTGCCCAGGTATCTGCACTGACTACAGAGATAGCTGATATGAATAAGGTGAGCACATCAGAGAGTGAAGGTGCACCGATTGTTGTTGAAGAACTACATCTTCCTAAAGAAGCTCAGTACATCAAAAACAGGAATTTTGGTGGCTACGGaggatatcgag GGGAAAGAAAGCCTTCATTTGAGGATTTGGCAGGGACGTTTGTTGCTGAATCTGATAAAAGGATGGCAAGGACTGAGTCTCTCCTTGACAGTATGGAAACTCACATAGGAAATATGGGGGCCACAATGAAACCTTTGGAGACACAAATTGGACAGTTGGCTACTGCATTAAGAGATCAGAATAGAG TTACTTTGAGAAGTGGAAAAGAACTTGACGTTGAGACATCCAAAACAAAAGTGGAAAAGGAGAAGACAGTTGAAGAAGGTGAGTCTGAGGATAGAAAAAAAACGAAAACTGAGGATTCCAAGAATGAAGTTGAAGTTGAACGACCTCCTATATTGAAGCCGACACTTCCATACCCTCAAAGGTTCAAGAAGAAGAATTTGGATGATCTGTTTGCAAAATTCATAGATATTTTCAAGAAGATTCACATCAACATACCATTTGCTGATACTTTGGAGCAAATGCCAAACTATGCGAAGTTCATTAAAGATGTGATGTCTAAGAAGAGGAAGCTGCAGGAGCATGAAATTGTGAAGCCGACCGAGGATTGTAGCGCCATTCTGCAAAAGAAGCTGTCACAAAATTTAAAAGACCCAGAGAGTTTTACTATTCCTTGCTTTATTGGAGGTTCTCAATGTAGTAGAgctttatgtgatttaggaATAAGTATTAATCTAATGCCATTTTCTATTTACATGGAATTGGATCTTGGAGAGTTTAAACCAACCACTATCACCTTACAGCTTGTAGACAGGAATCTCACGTATCCAAGTGGGATCGTCGAAGATGTACTGGTAAAAgtggataaatttatttttcctgttgattttgtgattttagatATGGAAGAAGATCATGAAGCTCTATTAATCTTTGGGAGACCTTTCCTGGAGACTGGAAAGG GAGCTAGGGATcctttggagagttgtttgATTGGTAATACTGGAACTGCTGATGAAAATGATTGGGAAGAGAAAGAGCAATTTGTGGATCTTGATGGATtgcaaaaaggaaaaaaaaaaagatgcacTGCTTGA
- the LOC140988295 gene encoding agamous-like MADS-box protein AGL15 translates to MAKIMKRVEECQRIKKGVPVNHDPEREEDVLREEMEKLKQKEDQHVLGRDLNSMSREDLRELEQQLNEGLLCIKDRKEAMLVQKLQKSRDNELQSMQENVTLRQKACVALSFCVTKFCY, encoded by the exons ATGGCGAAAATAATGAAGAGAGTTGAAGAGTGCCAGCGAATTAAAAAAGGTGTTCCGGTGAACCACGATCCAGAG AGGGAGGAGGATGTTCTGAGAGAAGAGATGGAAAAGCTCAAACAAAAGGAGGACCA GCATGTGTTGGGGAGGGATCTCAATAGCATGAGTCGCGAAGATTTGCGAGAACTCGAACAACAACTAAACGAAGGGCTATTGTGCATTAAGGATAGGAAG GAGGCAATGTTGGtccaaaaacttcaaaaatcaAGGGATAAT gAGCTACAATCGATGCAGGAGAATGTGACTTTACGCCAAAAGGCTTGTGTAGCTCTCTCATTTTGCGTTACGAAATTCTGCTATTGA